From the genome of Anopheles funestus chromosome 2RL, idAnoFuneDA-416_04, whole genome shotgun sequence:
atttttcctctaaTTGTAATTCGCGATGAATTTCACCTCCTTCTCAATCCAACCGGCGATCGTCGCAAGGGTTCGCTCCGAAAAATGGTCTCCCATCAGTTGCAAACTAATCGGCAATCGACGGGACGATAGCCGAACAGGAATCGAGAGCGCAGGAATACCGGCCATATTGGCAGATTGGGTGCAAAAGTCTTGTACAGCACATTGATCCCGATTATTGCTTTGCACAAAGTCTTTGTACAGCGGTGCATCACTTAGCGTGGTGGGTGTGAGAAGTACGTCCACTTGTTTGAACGCTTTGACGAAATCGTCCGTAATAAGCCTCCGTACCTTCAGTGCtttttggaaatatttatCGTAGTTCTCGCGCAGCAAGAAGTAATTGCCTGAAAGGATACGATTTTTCACCACACCGTTAAACCCTTCGGCACGGCTACGAGCATATAGCTGTTCGGTACTGGTGTCCTCCAGAGATCGATGGCCATATTCTATTCCATCGTAGCGCGACATGTTACTGGCCACTTCGCACTGATTGAGAATTGAGTAAACGAATATTGACGATGCCGTATTGGGCATTGATACAGCTTCCACAGTGGCACCGGCTGATTCGAGCATATCCGCTACCATGGTCCATGTTTCGAGCACTTCCTTATCTAAACCTTCGCAGTGATACTCAATTGGAATACCAATTCGTACTCCTTTCAGAGAAATTTCCTCCCCAAGCGCCGGTATACTTTGGTATCGTTTCTTAACCGTCGTTGAATCGCGACTATCGGGACCAGCGATGGCATTCAGCACGGCTATGCAATCATCTACCGTTCGTGTCATGATGCCAGGAACGTCCATCGAATTAACCAGCGGTATCAATCCATGACGCGACACAAGCCCGTAGGTCGGTTTCAAACCAACAATCCCACAATATGATGCCGGATTTCTGGTTGATCCTCCCGTATCGGAACCCAGGGCAGCATAGCATAAACCAGCAGCCACTGCCACAGCCGATCCTCCCGAACTTCCACCGGCTATCCGAAAACGATCATCGATCAAATCTTCACTCCAGCTGTTTCGTGTTGGTCCAAAAATGGAATCAATACACCCAGAACCCATCCCGAACTGATCTAGATTAGTTTTTCCAAGCAGGATAGCTCCATGTGCCTGTAATCGCTCAACAACAGTTGCATCGTATGTTGGGATAAAATTCTCGAGCATTctacgaaaacaaaagcatattTTCAATCACAATATTCATTTATGGATATCGCATATTACCGAGAAGCGCAAGTAGTATGAACGTCCTTCGTGCAGAAATTATCTTTCACTGCTATTGT
Proteins encoded in this window:
- the LOC125765049 gene encoding glutamyl-tRNA(Gln) amidotransferase subunit A, mitochondrial, yielding MNRLPLRVRALSDLFRNKSLDPVTVAEQCLNQIERHKPLNAFVRVSSAKALAQAECSRDRYQNGKSISVLDGATIAVKDNFCTKDVHTTCASRMLENFIPTYDATVVERLQAHGAILLGKTNLDQFGMGSGCIDSIFGPTRNSWSEDLIDDRFRIAGGSSGGSAVAVAAGLCYAALGSDTGGSTRNPASYCGIVGLKPTYGLVSRHGLIPLVNSMDVPGIMTRTVDDCIAVLNAIAGPDSRDSTTVKKRYQSIPALGEEISLKGVRIGIPIEYHCEGLDKEVLETWTMVADMLESAGATVEAVSMPNTASSIFVYSILNQCEVASNMSRYDGIEYGHRSLEDTSTEQLYARSRAEGFNGVVKNRILSGNYFLLRENYDKYFQKALKVRRLITDDFVKAFKQVDVLLTPTTLSDAPLYKDFVQSNNRDQCAVQDFCTQSANMAGIPALSIPVRLSSRRLPISLQLMGDHFSERTLATIAGWIEKEVKFIANYN